GTTCTTTAAGCTAAAAGCAAGACTGAAGTGTGTTCTTTGTTTCTCATATATTGAAAGGCTGAAGTAGCGGCCGGCGACGCATTCAAGAGGAGATCTAAGTCTAGAAAAAAGCACGATGTTGATTCAATGTCTGAACATGAAGACGGTTTTGCTTACCAAAGGAATGATTTGGAGTTGAATCTACCCAAGGAGAAGTGGAAGTTTGCGAGGACGCCTAGATTATCATCTTCATTGCACAACCACTCGGCTAATAATCGTTACTACGTTATGCAGTCTCCTGGGAAGAGTGTTTGTGGAAACGCTACGTGTGAGTATGGAATGAGTACTCCTGGCTACATGGAGAAAACGCAGTCGTTTAAGGCGAAGGTGCGTTCGCATAGCGCACCGCATCAGCGATCTGAGAGGATAAGGTTGTCGCTAGATGAGGTTATAGCGTCAAGGAGTAGCGTTAGCGGCGAGAGTTTGCAGCAGCAGCTGCGCTATTCTTGTTCCTAATCCGCTctgattttttattattgttatttggcttttcatgatttttaaaacgttttctTCTACcctgaattataaaaaaaaaccttttttacTATTCTATTACAGTGATTCAAAATAATACGTCAACACCTCTACAATCGATAATTTAACATGATATAATCCATGTGTAAAAGTACTATTTGTATACTACAAATCATCTCTCGATCCCGGTTCTACTTGCACAAGGACACCTTATATTAACAATACCCTCTCCACGTACGATCAGTCTCAACCGTGGATGCATTAGTCTACTCAAAATCCTCTGGCCATATCACGTCTCGAAGTCTAGAAAACAATCCATCTCTGTAGTATATAGCTGTTCTCGCCGTCGAAGTCAATTTCTCAGGATatcgtttttgtttttgctaacTTCAGTGATATCGTTTTATAATTCTGATTCAACTTAACAATCTGATGGTTTAACTGGATCCTACTCAAATGACATCTATTCCAAGTTAGATAAAAGAAACAATCAGGTTCAGAATCAAGACACATGAGGATAAGATACAAAAATGTATAATGACACTGAACCAGACCCATTTAGGCAGGTCGTAACAGCATAAAATGTATCACAGAACCAGTTTTACCACTGAGGTTTTGTGGATGTAGTGAAAAATATGTATTGgaatacaaaaattaatttaataaaaatagttaaaaatggTTGGGTCTTTTTCATCCCGATCTTTATTTTATAAGTCTcaaaac
The window above is part of the Brassica napus cultivar Da-Ae chromosome C3, Da-Ae, whole genome shotgun sequence genome. Proteins encoded here:
- the LOC106427477 gene encoding protein IQ-DOMAIN 27-like; translated protein: MGRATRWFKRLFGTKKSLVSDSEKEQNEQAFAVATTTATTEEAAVSAAKAAESVVTGDIITRDERWAAVKIQKVFRGSLARKALRALKGIVKLQALVRGYLVRKRAAVMLHNMQTLVRVQTVMRSKRNRRLHKEYNDMFQPRHSLAEVAAGDAFKRRSKSRKKHDVDSMSEHEDGFAYQRNDLELNLPKEKWKFARTPRLSSSLHNHSANNRYYVMQSPGKSVCGNATCEYGMSTPGYMEKTQSFKAKVRSHSAPHQRSERIRLSLDEVIASRSSVSGESLQQQLRYSCS